From a single Calothrix sp. NIES-2098 genomic region:
- a CDS encoding cytochrome c assembly protein: MNLVVLQNWLDNASFAVLFLTMLVYWVGAAFPNLPAIAALGTAGMAIANLCIATLLGARWIEAGYFPLSNLYESLFFLTWGITTIHLIAENSSRSRLVGVVTAPVAMGITAFATLTLPSQMQTAEPLVPALKSNWLMMHVSVMMLSYAALMVGSLLAIAFLIVTRGQNIQLQGSSVGTGGYRSNGYKLHKAGELVTEPQVPAADNNGFVRYESNSNGNGKTAVLDLVTAPQSETVTDAESLSPQRLSLAETLDNISYRIIGLGFPLLTIGIIAGAVWANEAWGSYWSWDPKETWALITWLVFAAYLHARITRGWQGRRPAILAASGLIVVWVCYLGVNLLGKGLHSYGWFL; this comes from the coding sequence ATGAATCTGGTTGTACTCCAGAACTGGCTGGACAATGCTTCCTTTGCCGTCTTATTCCTCACCATGCTGGTGTATTGGGTAGGGGCAGCTTTTCCGAATCTGCCAGCCATTGCAGCTTTGGGGACAGCTGGAATGGCGATCGCAAATTTGTGCATAGCTACTTTATTAGGGGCACGATGGATAGAGGCTGGTTATTTTCCACTGAGCAATTTATACGAATCGCTGTTTTTCTTGACTTGGGGAATTACCACTATTCATCTGATTGCCGAAAATTCTAGCCGCAGCCGCTTAGTGGGAGTGGTGACTGCGCCTGTGGCGATGGGGATTACAGCTTTTGCTACATTGACGCTGCCATCGCAAATGCAAACGGCAGAACCTTTAGTACCAGCACTCAAGTCAAATTGGCTAATGATGCACGTTAGCGTGATGATGTTAAGTTATGCTGCTTTGATGGTGGGTTCTTTGTTAGCGATCGCATTTTTGATTGTCACTCGCGGTCAAAATATCCAACTCCAAGGCAGTTCTGTTGGTACTGGTGGCTATCGCAGCAATGGCTATAAGTTACACAAAGCAGGTGAATTAGTTACTGAACCGCAAGTACCTGCGGCTGACAATAATGGTTTTGTTCGCTACGAAAGCAATAGCAATGGTAACGGTAAAACCGCAGTTTTAGATTTAGTAACTGCGCCGCAGTCGGAAACCGTCACAGATGCTGAATCCCTTTCACCCCAACGGCTGAGTTTAGCTGAAACTCTAGATAACATTAGCTATCGCATTATTGGTTTGGGATTTCCTTTATTAACAATTGGAATTATTGCCGGTGCGGTTTGGGCTAATGAAGCATGGGGTTCTTATTGGAGTTGGGACCCTAAAGAAACTTGGGCATTAATCACTTGGTTAGTTTTCGCCGCCTACCTCCACGCCAGAATTACTCGCGGTTGGCAAGGGCGTCGTCCGGCAATTTTAGCTGCTAGTGGTTTGATTGTTGTTTGGGTTTGCTATTTGGGTGTGAATCTTTTAGGTAAAGGTTTGCATTCTTACGGTTGGTTTTTATAA
- a CDS encoding acetyl-CoA carboxylase, biotin carboxylase, producing MKFDKILIANRGEIALRILRACEEMGIATVAVHSTVDRNALHVQLADEAVCIGEPASSKSYLNIPNIIAAALTRNASAIHPGYGFLAENARFAEICADHHIAFIGPTPEAIRLMGDKSTAKETMQKAGVPTVPGSDGLVESEQEGLALAKDIGYPVMIKATAGGGGRGMRLVSSESEFVKLFLAAQGEAGAAFGNSGVYIEKFIERPRHIEFQILADNYGNVIHLGERDCSIQRRNQKLLEEAPSPALDSDLRDKMGQAAVKAAQFINYSGAGTIEFLLDRSGKFYFMEMNTRIQVEHPVTEMITGVDLVAEQIRVAQGERLTLTQEQVVLQGHAIECRINAEDPDHDFRPSPGRISGYLPPGGPGVRIDSHVYTDYQIPPYYDSLIGKLIVWGADRPTAINRMKRALRECAITGLPTTIGFHQRIMETPQFLQGNVYTNFVQELNG from the coding sequence ATGAAGTTTGACAAAATATTAATTGCTAATCGGGGAGAAATCGCCCTTCGTATCCTCCGCGCCTGTGAAGAAATGGGAATTGCCACAGTTGCGGTTCACTCTACTGTTGACCGTAATGCTCTACACGTGCAACTTGCTGATGAAGCGGTTTGCATTGGCGAACCTGCCAGCAGTAAAAGTTATTTGAATATTCCCAATATTATTGCTGCCGCCTTGACACGTAATGCCAGCGCTATTCATCCTGGATATGGTTTTTTGGCAGAAAATGCCCGGTTTGCAGAAATTTGTGCCGACCATCATATTGCTTTTATTGGCCCAACTCCCGAAGCTATACGCTTGATGGGAGATAAATCGACTGCCAAAGAAACCATGCAAAAAGCTGGTGTACCTACAGTACCAGGTAGTGATGGTTTAGTAGAATCTGAGCAAGAAGGATTAGCGCTTGCCAAAGATATTGGCTATCCAGTAATGATTAAAGCCACAGCTGGTGGCGGTGGCCGGGGTATGCGTCTTGTATCTTCTGAAAGCGAATTCGTCAAACTCTTCCTAGCGGCTCAAGGAGAAGCAGGTGCTGCCTTTGGTAATTCTGGCGTTTATATAGAAAAATTTATTGAGCGTCCACGCCATATTGAATTTCAAATTTTGGCGGATAATTACGGTAACGTCATCCATTTAGGCGAACGTGATTGCTCGATTCAGCGACGCAATCAAAAGCTTTTAGAAGAAGCTCCTAGCCCAGCCCTTGACTCAGACCTGCGCGATAAAATGGGGCAGGCTGCGGTGAAAGCTGCCCAGTTTATTAATTACAGTGGGGCAGGCACTATCGAATTTCTTTTGGATAGATCCGGTAAATTTTACTTTATGGAAATGAATACTCGGATTCAAGTTGAGCATCCAGTGACAGAGATGATTACTGGAGTAGACTTGGTTGCCGAACAGATTCGGGTTGCCCAAGGAGAAAGACTCACGTTGACTCAAGAACAAGTAGTTTTACAGGGCCATGCCATTGAATGCCGGATTAATGCCGAAGACCCCGATCATGATTTTCGCCCTTCTCCTGGACGAATCAGTGGTTATCTCCCCCCTGGTGGCCCTGGTGTCCGTATTGATTCCCACGTCTACACCGATTATCAAATTCCTCCCTACTACGACTCACTAATTGGTAAGTTAATTGTTTGGGGAGCAGATCGTCCTACTGCTATTAACCGGATGAAACGCGCTTTACGGGAATGTGCCATTACCGGACTACCTACAACTATTGGGTTTCACCAAAGAATTATGGAAACGCCGCAGTTTTTACAAGGTAATGTCTACACTAATTTTGTCCAAGAGTTGAACGGCTAA
- a CDS encoding Ycf66-like protein, whose product MINFGLNSASILAQVNFGTNSASILGIFLAVAGAALYFLRTVRPELSRDQDIFFAAVGLLCGFILIFQGWRLDPILQFGQLLLVGTTVFFAVESIRLRSIATQQAKRNTPIVDEEREVSNKYSYNKRRKYEAEVDDDYDPLPYEEEERPVRPRIRASRDDRSSRDDYYEDQSPRRSERRTSNDRQESGEKSRRRSSGRSASRPSDRLEQEDWGSASREVDDWDSSSGEVRKSSRRGNNGSQRSETRDEDVTPRPRRRRPPSDSVPRREREDDEAIPTDYVEYKPIERPDENSDTSTNFDDI is encoded by the coding sequence ATGATAAATTTTGGGCTGAACTCAGCCAGTATTCTGGCTCAGGTAAATTTTGGAACGAACTCAGCCAGTATTCTAGGAATTTTCCTGGCTGTGGCTGGGGCAGCACTGTATTTTTTGCGGACTGTGCGTCCAGAACTGTCACGAGATCAAGATATATTTTTTGCAGCAGTAGGCTTACTTTGTGGCTTCATTTTGATCTTCCAAGGTTGGCGATTAGACCCAATTTTGCAATTTGGTCAGCTGCTTTTAGTCGGCACAACTGTGTTTTTTGCCGTTGAAAGTATTCGCTTGCGTAGTATCGCTACCCAGCAAGCCAAGCGCAACACTCCAATTGTGGATGAAGAGCGCGAGGTGAGCAACAAATATTCTTATAATAAGCGGCGCAAATATGAGGCCGAGGTAGATGACGATTACGATCCTCTGCCTTATGAAGAAGAGGAACGCCCTGTGCGTCCTCGAATTCGCGCTAGCAGGGACGATCGCTCCTCTCGTGATGATTACTATGAGGATCAATCACCCCGGCGTTCTGAACGTCGTACTAGTAACGATAGGCAAGAATCAGGGGAAAAAAGCCGTCGCCGTAGTTCTGGGCGTTCTGCGAGCCGTCCCTCAGATAGATTGGAACAAGAGGATTGGGGTTCCGCTTCTAGAGAGGTTGATGATTGGGACAGTTCCAGCGGTGAAGTCAGAAAATCTTCTCGTCGTGGTAATAACGGATCGCAGCGTTCAGAAACTCGTGATGAGGATGTCACCCCTAGACCCAGAAGGCGTCGTCCACCGAGCGACTCAGTTCCTCGCAGAGAGCGTGAGGATGATGAGGCAATACCAACTGATTACGTAGAGTACAAACCGATTGAACGACCAGATGAAAATTCTGATACTTCAACCAATTTTGATGATATTTAA
- a CDS encoding WD40-like beta propeller, whose protein sequence is MKKFTPAFWLQRPIYWSLVFSLASVLVSCSSNDIPIGPTSLNSRYTEEQPTLSGNGRFLAFVSNRNGSHQILVYDLQEQSFTRTPGLNRPETIAESPSLSYTGRYIAYLTSDQGRPVVALYDRAIQQSQILTPIYRGWVRKPGISPDGRYVVFETASRGQWDIEVLDRGPNIELDIPNGATVAPPPTAP, encoded by the coding sequence GTGAAAAAATTTACACCCGCATTTTGGCTCCAAAGACCGATTTATTGGAGCCTAGTTTTTAGCTTGGCAAGTGTGCTTGTATCTTGTAGCTCTAATGATATTCCTATTGGGCCTACATCTCTCAACAGTCGTTACACAGAAGAGCAACCGACTTTGAGTGGAAATGGGCGCTTTTTAGCGTTTGTCTCTAATCGTAATGGTAGTCACCAAATTTTGGTATACGACTTACAGGAGCAAAGTTTTACTCGCACGCCTGGCTTAAACCGACCGGAAACAATTGCTGAAAGTCCTAGTCTGAGCTACACAGGACGTTATATTGCTTATTTGACTAGCGACCAAGGTAGACCAGTGGTAGCACTTTACGATCGCGCTATCCAACAATCACAAATTCTTACCCCAATTTATCGTGGCTGGGTGAGAAAACCAGGTATCAGTCCAGACGGACGTTATGTTGTATTTGAAACCGCCAGCCGCGGTCAGTGGGACATTGAAGTCCTAGACCGGGGGCCAAATATTGAGTTAGATATTCCTAATGGTGCAACCGTCGCTCCACCACCCACAGCACCATAA
- a CDS encoding WD40 domain-containing protein, producing MKRSIVISIFACSTLLSGCFGYPRLVSYPFDPGGRSLNSLASESNPQIAGRYIIFTTDRRGSQDVYLFDRLTGNLVDLPGLNSLDTIASHPSISEDGRYVVFAASRQGRSAIFLYDRETRQSRNLTANLQAEVRNPTISADGTRIAFESTNNGQWDILVYDRFGRPLNIPQDPR from the coding sequence ATGAAACGCTCTATAGTTATATCTATTTTTGCCTGCTCAACTTTGTTGAGTGGCTGTTTTGGCTATCCTCGCCTTGTAAGTTATCCTTTCGATCCGGGAGGTCGCAGCCTTAACAGTTTAGCTTCAGAATCGAATCCCCAAATTGCTGGCAGATATATTATTTTTACTACTGACAGACGGGGTAGCCAAGATGTTTACTTGTTCGATCGCCTAACTGGCAATTTGGTTGATTTGCCAGGTTTAAATTCCTTAGATACGATCGCTTCTCATCCTAGTATTTCTGAGGATGGCCGTTATGTCGTTTTTGCCGCCAGTCGTCAAGGGCGATCGGCGATATTCCTCTACGACAGAGAAACACGCCAATCGCGGAATTTAACAGCTAATCTGCAAGCAGAAGTCCGCAATCCCACGATTAGCGCTGATGGTACTAGAATTGCTTTTGAATCTACTAATAATGGGCAGTGGGATATCTTGGTATATGACCGTTTTGGACGACCGTTAAATATACCTCAAGATCCACGGTGA
- a CDS encoding succinate dehydrogenase and fumarate reductase iron-sulfur protein: MEIIFKVIRQQQNSSPVLQTYLLEVEPGNTILDCLNRIKWEQDGTLAYRKNCRNTICGSCAMRINGRSALACKENVGSEIARLQKTLTPGLEVNAIPEITIAPLGNMPVIKDLVVDMSSFWNNLEAVTPYVSTAARKVPEREFLQTPQERSRLDQTGNCIMCGACYSECNAREVNADFVGPHALAKAYRMVADSRDQETENRLENYNEGTKGVWGCTRCLYCDSVCPMEVAPLEQITKIKQEILSRKQASDGRSIRHRKALVELVKEGGWIDERKFGLHVVGNYFRDLRGLLSLAPLGLRMIAKGKFPLSFESSEGTQQVRSLIEAVQEVVEARD; this comes from the coding sequence ATGGAAATTATTTTTAAGGTCATTCGACAGCAACAAAATTCCTCTCCGGTTTTGCAAACTTACCTTTTAGAGGTAGAACCTGGCAACACAATCTTAGATTGTCTCAATCGCATTAAATGGGAGCAAGATGGAACTTTAGCCTATCGTAAAAATTGTCGCAATACAATTTGTGGCAGCTGCGCTATGCGAATTAATGGACGATCGGCTTTAGCTTGTAAAGAAAATGTAGGCAGTGAAATTGCCAGATTACAAAAGACACTAACGCCAGGCCTTGAGGTAAATGCTATTCCAGAAATCACGATCGCACCTCTGGGTAATATGCCCGTAATTAAGGATTTGGTCGTGGATATGAGCAGTTTCTGGAATAATTTAGAAGCGGTAACTCCCTATGTGAGTACAGCAGCACGAAAAGTTCCAGAAAGAGAGTTTTTGCAAACACCACAAGAGCGATCGCGTCTCGATCAAACTGGTAATTGTATTATGTGTGGAGCTTGCTACTCTGAGTGCAATGCTCGTGAAGTAAATGCTGATTTTGTTGGGCCTCATGCCCTGGCTAAAGCCTATAGGATGGTAGCAGATTCCCGCGACCAGGAAACTGAAAACCGCTTAGAAAATTACAACGAAGGTACTAAAGGTGTTTGGGGTTGTACCCGTTGTTTGTACTGTGATTCAGTTTGCCCGATGGAAGTAGCACCCCTAGAGCAAATTACCAAAATTAAACAGGAAATTCTCTCACGCAAACAAGCCAGCGATGGTCGCTCAATTCGTCACCGTAAAGCATTGGTCGAGTTGGTGAAAGAAGGAGGCTGGATTGATGAACGTAAATTTGGTTTACACGTCGTCGGTAATTATTTTCGAGATCTTCGAGGATTGCTCAGTTTAGCACCCCTCGGTTTGCGGATGATAGCCAAAGGTAAATTCCCACTTTCCTTTGAATCTTCTGAAGGTACTCAACAAGTGCGATCGCTTATTGAAGCTGTGCAGGAAGTTGTAGAGGCTAGGGACTGA
- a CDS encoding transcriptional regulator AbrB, translating into MTETATAPLTGKALLAKVKELSNLPRRERAKQCGYYTVTKNNQVRVNLTDFYDALLSARGIPLSPEAPKDGRGREPTYRVSVHQNGQIVIGATYTKAMGLKPGDEFEIRLGYKHIHLIQLGESDKKLTASDLDADEVDDEDLEDEE; encoded by the coding sequence ATGACTGAAACTGCAACCGCACCATTAACCGGAAAAGCATTGCTTGCTAAAGTAAAAGAGCTTTCCAATTTACCACGTCGAGAACGAGCAAAGCAGTGCGGCTATTACACGGTCACTAAGAATAATCAAGTTCGTGTTAATCTCACTGATTTTTATGACGCTTTGCTATCGGCTAGAGGAATTCCTCTCAGCCCAGAAGCACCCAAAGATGGTCGGGGTCGCGAACCGACATATCGAGTTAGCGTCCATCAAAATGGTCAAATTGTGATTGGTGCTACATACACCAAAGCAATGGGCTTAAAGCCAGGTGATGAATTTGAAATTAGGCTGGGATACAAGCATATTCACTTGATTCAACTTGGTGAAAGCGACAAAAAATTAACTGCGTCAGATTTGGATGCTGACGAAGTGGACGACGAAGATTTAGAAGACGAAGAGTAA
- a CDS encoding abortive infection protein — MFFVPILITFLEPSANTLLGFLKNAPVLIVVMAFFIAWVLCWLPLAAVIAIALKWKPGKSLPPEQKLPLLIPLYLLAPLILWGISSLGLRSFSDYGLVGNLSIFSSLLLGFGLGVISLAIVFACQFWLGWCKWQESNNKLVLSNLLPIPLIALLVGAIEELIFRGFLFTELNREYPVWLAAVISSLIFALLHLVWEQRETIPQLPGLWLMGMVLVLARFADRGNLGLAWGLHAGWVWAIATLDTAQLITYPGKVSEWFTGKNKKPLAGLAGIMCVLLAGAILWLFPQIPK, encoded by the coding sequence GTGTTTTTTGTACCTATTTTAATCACGTTCTTGGAGCCATCAGCGAACACATTACTGGGATTTCTCAAAAATGCACCAGTATTAATTGTTGTGATGGCTTTTTTTATTGCCTGGGTATTATGCTGGTTGCCATTAGCAGCAGTCATTGCGATCGCACTCAAATGGAAACCAGGTAAAAGTTTGCCACCAGAGCAAAAGTTACCTTTATTAATACCTCTTTATCTATTAGCCCCATTGATTTTATGGGGAATTAGTTCACTAGGGCTAAGATCTTTCTCTGATTACGGCTTAGTTGGTAATCTTTCAATTTTTAGTTCTTTGCTCTTAGGTTTTGGCTTAGGAGTAATTAGCTTGGCTATAGTGTTTGCCTGTCAATTCTGGTTGGGTTGGTGCAAATGGCAAGAGTCGAACAACAAGCTAGTACTATCTAACTTACTACCAATTCCATTAATAGCTTTATTAGTCGGTGCCATAGAAGAACTAATTTTTCGAGGTTTTTTATTTACTGAATTAAATCGCGAATATCCAGTTTGGTTAGCTGCGGTAATTTCTAGCTTAATTTTTGCCCTTCTACACTTAGTTTGGGAACAACGAGAAACCATACCTCAACTCCCTGGACTTTGGCTGATGGGAATGGTACTCGTGTTGGCGAGGTTTGCCGATCGCGGTAATTTGGGTCTAGCTTGGGGATTACACGCTGGTTGGGTATGGGCGATCGCCACTTTAGATACAGCACAACTAATTACTTATCCCGGTAAAGTATCTGAGTGGTTTACGGGCAAAAACAAAAAACCCCTAGCTGGTTTAGCTGGAATTATGTGTGTCCTTCTAGCTGGGGCAATTCTCTGGTTATTTCCTCAAATTCCTAAGTAA
- a CDS encoding ATPase domain-containing protein, which produces MLEQGTISIHTENIFPIIKKSLYSDHQIFLRELVSNAVDAIQKLKMVSRAGDYAGDIGEPEIEIVIDKNNKTLSISDNGIGMTAEEVKKYINQVAFSSAEEFIHKYQGKSDQPIIGHFGLGFYSSFMVAQKVEIDTLSYQEGAQAVHWSCDGSPEFTLDESSRTTRGTTITLTLQPEEEEYLESARIKSLVKTYCDFMPVPIKLEGEVLNKQKAPWRESPSNLSKEDYLEFYRYLYPFQEEPLLWVHLNTDYPFIINGILYFPKMRPDVDVTKGQIKLFCNQVFVSDNCEEIIPQFLMPMRGVIDSTDIPLNVSRSALQGDRTVRKIGDYIAKKVGDRLKELYRDNREQYISAWKDLGTFVKFGVLNDEKFKKQVEDIIVFRTTATAKVAEKAAATPAVEVQSSEGDVWQDVTPTSPSVENSATSIPYTTLKEYLERNKERHENKVFYCTDETSQATYVELHKNQGLEVLFMDSFIDTHFINFLEREYKDVKFTRVDSDLDNTLLDKDKAGEIVDPTTNKTKSEVIKELFEKALNKPKVNIRTEALKSDNPHGTPPAMVLLPEILRRLREMNAMMQQQTTEFPEDHILLVNTAHPLIQNLANLSQGSIIQGDGVSPSAQLVNMICQHVYDLALMSQKGFDGEGMKSFVERSNEVLTKLTEKVS; this is translated from the coding sequence ATGCTAGAACAAGGCACTATCAGTATTCATACTGAGAATATTTTCCCCATAATCAAGAAGTCTCTCTACTCCGACCACCAAATCTTTTTGCGGGAATTGGTATCCAACGCTGTAGACGCCATTCAAAAGCTAAAAATGGTATCTAGGGCTGGGGATTATGCTGGCGATATTGGCGAACCAGAAATTGAAATTGTCATAGATAAAAACAACAAAACCCTCTCCATCTCTGATAATGGTATCGGGATGACCGCAGAAGAAGTGAAAAAATACATTAATCAAGTTGCTTTTTCTAGCGCCGAAGAATTTATTCACAAATATCAAGGGAAATCAGATCAACCCATTATTGGTCACTTCGGTCTTGGTTTCTATTCCTCCTTCATGGTGGCGCAAAAAGTCGAAATTGATACTCTCTCCTACCAAGAAGGTGCGCAAGCAGTTCACTGGAGTTGCGATGGTTCTCCAGAATTTACCTTAGATGAATCATCTCGTACAACTCGCGGTACTACAATTACCCTGACTCTGCAACCTGAAGAAGAAGAATATTTAGAATCAGCACGGATTAAGTCTCTTGTTAAGACATATTGCGACTTCATGCCAGTACCCATCAAGCTGGAAGGTGAAGTCTTAAACAAGCAAAAAGCACCTTGGCGAGAATCTCCTAGTAATCTCAGCAAAGAAGATTATTTAGAGTTCTATCGCTATCTCTATCCGTTTCAGGAAGAGCCTCTACTTTGGGTACATTTAAATACAGACTATCCCTTCATTATTAATGGGATTTTATATTTTCCCAAAATGAGACCCGATGTTGATGTGACTAAGGGGCAGATTAAGCTATTTTGCAACCAAGTTTTTGTTAGCGATAACTGCGAAGAAATTATCCCACAATTTCTCATGCCAATGCGGGGTGTGATTGATAGCACCGATATTCCGTTGAACGTTTCGCGGAGTGCATTGCAAGGCGATCGCACTGTCCGCAAAATTGGCGATTATATTGCTAAGAAGGTGGGCGATCGCCTCAAAGAACTTTACCGTGACAACCGCGAACAATACATTAGTGCTTGGAAAGACCTCGGCACTTTTGTGAAATTTGGTGTTCTCAATGATGAGAAATTTAAAAAACAAGTCGAAGATATCATCGTTTTCCGCACTACCGCTACCGCTAAAGTTGCCGAAAAAGCTGCTGCAACTCCAGCTGTTGAAGTACAGTCTTCAGAAGGAGATGTTTGGCAAGATGTCACTCCAACTTCACCCAGTGTAGAAAATTCAGCAACCAGTATTCCTTACACTACCTTGAAAGAATACTTAGAACGCAACAAAGAACGTCACGAAAACAAGGTTTTCTACTGTACAGATGAAACATCACAAGCTACATATGTAGAGTTACATAAAAATCAAGGCTTGGAAGTCCTATTTATGGACTCCTTTATCGATACCCACTTCATCAACTTCCTCGAACGGGAATATAAGGATGTTAAATTTACACGGGTAGACTCCGATTTGGATAATACCCTGTTGGATAAAGATAAAGCTGGGGAAATTGTAGACCCAACAACCAACAAAACTAAGAGTGAGGTAATCAAAGAACTATTTGAGAAAGCCCTTAACAAACCCAAAGTTAATATCCGTACTGAAGCTTTGAAATCGGATAATCCCCACGGGACACCACCAGCAATGGTATTACTACCAGAAATACTGCGTCGCCTGCGGGAAATGAACGCCATGATGCAACAGCAAACCACAGAGTTTCCTGAAGATCATATTTTGCTGGTAAATACTGCTCACCCTCTAATTCAAAATCTCGCAAATCTCAGCCAAGGTAGTATTATCCAAGGTGATGGTGTCTCTCCTTCAGCGCAACTGGTAAACATGATTTGCCAACACGTCTACGATTTAGCGCTCATGTCCCAAAAAGGCTTTGATGGTGAAGGAATGAAATCCTTTGTTGAACGCTCCAATGAAGTTTTAACCAAGCTCACCGAAAAAGTTAGCTAA
- the rpmB gene encoding 50S ribosomal protein L28, whose amino-acid sequence MSRRCELTGKKANNAFAISHSHRRTKRLQQANLQTKRVWWAGGNRWVKLKLSTKAIKTLETKGIEAMAKEAGINLNHY is encoded by the coding sequence ATGTCTCGTCGCTGTGAATTAACTGGCAAGAAGGCAAATAATGCTTTCGCAATTTCCCACTCTCATCGCCGTACCAAACGCCTTCAGCAAGCCAATTTGCAAACTAAACGTGTTTGGTGGGCTGGTGGAAATCGCTGGGTGAAACTCAAGCTATCTACCAAAGCAATCAAAACCTTAGAAACCAAAGGTATAGAAGCAATGGCCAAAGAAGCGGGAATTAACCTAAATCATTACTAG